A single genomic interval of Saccharothrix saharensis harbors:
- a CDS encoding AAA family ATPase, with protein MTEAGVGVEAIAAEAKAVLAAVGTVVVGRERSLRLALAAILAGGHVLLEDVPGLGKTLMARSLAQALKLDFKRLQCTPDLLPADVTGSFLYNPGDREFTFREGPLFTGLLLADEINRTPPKTQSALLEAMQERQVTVEGRTFGLPRPFHVLATANPVEYEGTYPLPEAQLDRFLLRLDIGYPPPAEEVEVLRRRLVRQREETEVEPVLDAERLRRLQHGVEQVSVDDDVLRYCVDLAAATRAHPAVEVGASPRGAQALVLVGRALAVLDGRDFVLPEDVKECAVPALAHRLTLRPETWTSGVTGVEVVTELLGRVAGPASARS; from the coding sequence GTGACCGAAGCCGGAGTGGGCGTCGAGGCGATCGCGGCCGAGGCCAAGGCGGTGTTGGCCGCCGTCGGCACGGTCGTCGTGGGTCGGGAGCGGTCGCTGCGGCTGGCGCTGGCGGCGATCCTCGCGGGCGGGCACGTGCTGCTGGAGGACGTGCCCGGCCTGGGCAAGACGCTGATGGCGCGGTCGCTGGCGCAGGCGTTGAAGCTGGACTTCAAGCGCCTGCAGTGCACGCCCGACCTGCTGCCCGCCGACGTCACCGGGTCGTTCCTCTACAACCCGGGCGACCGCGAGTTCACCTTCCGCGAGGGACCGCTGTTCACCGGCCTGCTGCTGGCCGACGAGATCAACCGCACGCCCCCGAAGACGCAGTCCGCGCTGCTGGAGGCCATGCAGGAGCGGCAGGTCACGGTCGAGGGCCGCACGTTCGGGCTGCCCCGCCCGTTCCACGTGCTGGCGACCGCGAACCCGGTCGAGTACGAGGGCACCTACCCGCTGCCGGAGGCGCAGCTCGACCGGTTCCTGCTGCGGCTGGACATCGGCTACCCGCCGCCCGCCGAGGAGGTCGAGGTGCTGCGCCGCAGGCTCGTGCGGCAGCGCGAGGAGACCGAGGTCGAGCCGGTGCTGGACGCGGAGCGGCTGCGCCGGCTGCAGCACGGCGTGGAGCAGGTGTCGGTCGACGACGACGTGCTGCGGTACTGCGTGGACCTGGCGGCCGCGACCCGGGCGCACCCCGCGGTCGAGGTCGGCGCGTCACCCCGCGGCGCGCAGGCGCTGGTGCTGGTGGGGCGGGCCCTGGCGGTGCTGGACGGGCGGGACTTCGTGCTGCCCGAGGACGTCAAGGAGTGCGCCGTGCCCGCGCTGGCGCACCGGCTCACGCTGCGTCCGGAGACGTGGACGTCCGGCGTCACCGGCGTGGAGGTCGTGACCGAGCTGCTGGGCCGGGTGGCCGGCCCCGCGAGCGCGCGCTCGTGA
- a CDS encoding DUF4129 domain-containing protein: protein MKPRLALVLAVGSALVLIALAARGTSPVRYQDRPAADDATSTPTAQSLPPLEPNLDGSGAAGSLLVFLIVLIAVVVVGVVWLLVSLGVFQWRRRRGTGVAVDAPDLPEEHAKPPPILVRRAAEALEELRGTASGPPGDAVIAAWLSLERAARDSGVPREGHQTATEFTGDLLRRYRVDEDATGTLRRAYQRARFGTAEVTAADARTAADALEHIVRDLR from the coding sequence ATGAAGCCCCGGCTCGCGCTCGTCCTCGCGGTGGGGTCGGCGCTCGTCCTCATCGCGCTCGCGGCCCGCGGGACGTCACCGGTGCGGTACCAGGACCGGCCGGCGGCCGACGACGCGACGTCCACGCCCACGGCGCAGTCGCTGCCGCCGTTGGAACCGAACCTGGACGGGTCCGGGGCGGCCGGGTCGCTGCTGGTGTTCCTGATCGTGCTGATCGCCGTGGTGGTCGTCGGCGTGGTGTGGCTGCTGGTCTCGCTCGGCGTGTTCCAGTGGCGTCGGCGGCGTGGCACCGGGGTCGCGGTCGACGCGCCCGACCTGCCCGAGGAGCACGCGAAGCCGCCGCCGATCCTCGTCCGACGCGCCGCCGAGGCGCTGGAGGAGCTGCGCGGCACCGCGAGTGGGCCGCCCGGTGACGCGGTGATCGCCGCCTGGCTCAGCCTCGAACGGGCCGCGCGGGACAGCGGCGTGCCGCGCGAGGGCCACCAGACGGCCACCGAGTTCACCGGCGACCTGCTGCGCCGCTACCGGGTGGACGAGGACGCCACGGGCACGCTGCGCCGCGCCTACCAGCGGGCCCGGTTCGGCACGGCCGAGGTGACCGCGGCGGACGCCCGCACCGCCGCCGACGCGTTGGAGCACATCGTGCGAGACCTGCGGTGA
- a CDS encoding uracil-DNA glycosylase: MLPLSALDERVTSCRACPRLVAWREEVARVKRAAFRDQEYWGRPVPGFGPADASLAIIGLAPAAHGANRTGRMFTGDRSGDFLYAAMHAVGLATQPTATHIGDGLELVGTRITAPVKCAPPENKPTPEERDNCRPWLIRELELLRPTLRAVLVLGGFGWQAALPVLASCWQVPRPRPAFGHGAHVTLPAQDGGEPLHLFGCYHVSQQNTFTGKLTQPMLQDVLRAAGVAAGILRGRATIRRNPPRPPGPAGILGG, encoded by the coding sequence GTGCTCCCGCTTTCCGCTCTTGACGAACGGGTTACCAGTTGCCGGGCGTGCCCGCGGCTGGTGGCGTGGCGCGAGGAGGTGGCCAGGGTCAAGCGGGCGGCGTTCCGCGACCAGGAGTACTGGGGACGCCCGGTGCCCGGCTTCGGGCCGGCCGACGCGTCGTTGGCGATCATCGGCCTGGCCCCGGCCGCCCACGGCGCCAACCGCACCGGCCGGATGTTCACCGGCGACCGCTCCGGTGACTTCCTGTACGCGGCGATGCACGCGGTGGGGTTGGCGACCCAGCCGACGGCCACGCACATCGGTGACGGGCTGGAGCTGGTCGGCACGCGGATCACGGCACCGGTGAAGTGCGCGCCGCCGGAGAACAAGCCGACGCCGGAGGAACGCGACAACTGCCGCCCGTGGCTGATCCGCGAGCTGGAACTGCTCCGGCCGACGTTGCGCGCGGTGCTCGTGCTGGGCGGGTTCGGCTGGCAGGCGGCGCTCCCGGTGCTGGCCTCGTGCTGGCAGGTGCCCCGGCCGCGTCCCGCCTTCGGCCACGGCGCGCACGTCACCCTGCCGGCCCAGGACGGCGGCGAGCCGCTGCACCTGTTCGGCTGCTACCACGTGAGCCAGCAGAACACGTTCACCGGCAAGCTGACCCAGCCGATGCTCCAGGACGTGCTGCGCGCCGCCGGGGTCGCGGCGGGGATCCTCCGAGGGCGGGCGACGATCCGGCGAAACCCGCCACGCCCGCCCGGTCCGGCAGGCATCCTGGGTGGATGA
- a CDS encoding S10 family peptidase, whose product MTDKDNGDERAAKDNGDEKDIPADDLVTTQHSITVKRRKLNYTTTTGRVVLRQEVLTEGKFDGHLPKAEVFVTAYTLDGADPAKRPVTFAFNGGPGSSSVWLHLGLLGPRRVVSGDVGDLAPPPYDLVDNTETLLAHSDLVFIDPVSTGYSRAVKGEKPGQYHGFQGDLESVGEVIRLWTSRNGRWMSPKFLAGESYGTTRAAGLADYLQSRYGMYLNGLMLISSVLDFATLDFSEGNDLPHTLFLPTYAAIAHYHGLHGSRSLEEVLADAEDFASRDYPWALARGNRLSTEERAAAVSRLAGLTGLSEDYVDRVDLRIEHVRFFTELLRSERKVVGRLDSRFTGADADYGREHFSEDPSYSAILGPYTAALNHYVRAELEYENDLPYEILTMNVRPWSYKEFEGTHVTVANKLSAAMRANPHLKVHIAYGYLDGATPYYAAEHVVAHLQIPDDLHSNIEAAYYPAGHMMYVHEPSRVRQSKDLAEFVQSASNR is encoded by the coding sequence ATGACCGACAAGGACAACGGCGACGAGCGGGCCGCCAAGGACAACGGCGACGAGAAGGACATCCCCGCCGACGACCTCGTCACCACCCAGCACAGCATCACCGTCAAGCGGCGCAAGCTGAACTACACCACGACCACCGGTCGGGTGGTGCTGCGCCAGGAGGTGCTGACCGAGGGCAAGTTCGACGGGCACCTGCCGAAGGCCGAGGTCTTCGTCACCGCGTACACGCTGGACGGCGCGGACCCCGCGAAGCGGCCCGTGACGTTCGCGTTCAACGGCGGCCCCGGCTCGTCCAGCGTGTGGCTGCACCTGGGCCTGCTCGGGCCGCGCCGGGTGGTCTCCGGTGACGTCGGCGACCTCGCGCCGCCGCCGTACGACCTGGTCGACAACACCGAGACGCTGCTCGCGCACAGCGACCTGGTGTTCATCGACCCGGTGTCGACCGGGTACTCGCGGGCGGTGAAGGGCGAGAAGCCCGGCCAGTACCACGGGTTCCAGGGCGACCTGGAGTCCGTCGGCGAGGTGATCCGGCTGTGGACGTCGCGCAACGGCCGGTGGATGTCGCCGAAGTTCCTGGCGGGCGAGTCCTACGGCACCACGCGCGCCGCGGGGCTGGCCGACTACCTCCAGTCGCGGTACGGCATGTACCTGAACGGGCTGATGCTGATCTCGTCCGTGCTGGACTTCGCCACGCTGGACTTCAGCGAGGGCAACGACCTGCCGCACACGTTGTTCCTGCCGACCTACGCGGCCATCGCGCACTACCACGGGCTGCACGGCTCGCGGTCGTTGGAGGAGGTGCTGGCCGACGCGGAGGACTTCGCGTCGCGCGACTACCCGTGGGCGCTGGCGCGCGGCAACCGGCTGTCCACTGAGGAGCGTGCGGCGGCGGTGTCGCGACTGGCGGGCTTGACCGGGCTCAGCGAGGACTACGTGGACCGGGTCGACCTGCGCATCGAGCACGTGCGGTTCTTCACCGAGCTGCTGCGGTCGGAGCGCAAGGTCGTCGGCCGGTTGGACTCGCGGTTCACCGGTGCGGACGCCGACTACGGGCGCGAGCACTTCAGCGAGGACCCGTCGTACTCGGCGATCCTCGGGCCGTACACGGCGGCGCTGAACCACTACGTGCGGGCGGAGCTGGAGTACGAGAACGACCTGCCGTACGAGATCCTGACGATGAACGTGCGGCCTTGGTCGTACAAGGAGTTCGAGGGCACCCACGTGACGGTGGCGAACAAGCTGTCGGCGGCGATGCGCGCCAACCCGCACTTGAAGGTGCACATCGCTTACGGGTACCTGGACGGCGCGACGCCTTACTACGCGGCCGAGCACGTGGTGGCGCACTTGCAGATCCCGGACGACCTGCACTCCAACATCGAGGCCGCTTACTACCCCGCGGGCCATATGATGTACGTGCACGAGCCTTCCCGGGTGCGGCAGTCGAAGGACTTG